The following nucleotide sequence is from Pseudarthrobacter psychrotolerans.
AGTGGGACCCCAGCGTTCGGCGACCGTCATGCGGGCCCTGCGATCCGCCGTCGCGCTTGAACGGCTGGCGGCCTTGCCGGCTTCGGAGGCGGCAGCAAAGCTGCAGGTGATTCCCGGCATAGGGGTGTGGACCGCGGCCGAAGTGGTGCAGCGGACCCACGGCTGCCCGGACTCCATCGCGGTGGGCGACTACCACCTCGCCGCTTATGTGGGCGCCGCCCTTACCGGCCGCCGGACGGACGACGCCGGCATGCTGGCCCTGCTTGAGCCGTGGACCGGGCACCGGCAGCGGGTGGTCCGCATGATCGGGCTGAGCGGCTTCCGTAAACCCACCTTCGGGCCGCGGATGACCATCCAGGACCACCGCAGGCACTGAGCGCCGGAGCAACGCGGGGTCACTTAGCGCCCATGCGGGACGCCAACATGGGCGCTAAGTGACCCCGCGTTGGACTAGAGGGAGCGGAGTTTGGCCTTCTTGATCCGGGCGATGAGGCTGGTGAATCCTTCGGCAAGGTCATCCGCGTTGGCCTTGAAATAGGACCAACCGTCACTGGTGAAGCCTTCGTCCCGTCGGTTGTCCCGCGACTGCTGATCGCGGGTGAGATGAGGGGCGCCGTCGTACTGCACTGCGGTCCTGAAGCGCCGGTAGCCCAGGTCCGCGGACGGCGACCACGGGTCATCCGGATCCAGGCGGAGCTGCAGTTCCGGCTCAGGAAGTCGGGCGTCCAGCATGGCCAGGCGTAGGAATGTCTCCGGAAACGAGTCCGCGCCGACTCTCATCTCGTCCAGGGCAAGCCGGGCCTTCTCCACACCCTTCATGTTTGGATGCTGCCGGATGAGCAATCGCAGTCCTTCCTTGAAGGCGTATGGTTCGGTCCTTCCTTCAAGACCGGGCCGAGGCATGCGGATCAGCTGGTCTCCCATGGCGATCACGTATGCCAGCGGTAAGTGATGCGCCAGATCAAGCCAGGTCCGGGGCGGGACGGAGACTGGGATTCCGTCGATTTCCATGACCTCGCCGGGCAGCGCATGCACGCGATGGCCGGCCACTCCGGCACGGCGGACCCGAGGAAGTCCGTGGGGTTTGCTGAGGTGGATCGTTTCCTCCTTACCCAGCCACGGCGGCAGGCCCAGCCCGGTCAGTATTGCGGCGCTCTCATGGGAAACCCAGGCTCCGGGCGTGGCCGCGGCAAGGACCCGGGACCGTTCGGCAAGGACAAACTCACGGCCGGCAGGCAGGTAGATCAGCCGTCCGCCGTCGAGCACGTCCCTGGCGCGAAGGCGCTTGGGCGCGACCCCCAGCATCCGGGACTCATAGATGGTGAACGGCTGGGTGTTGAGCGTCTGCGGCAAGGGCGTGATGCGGACCATGTGCACCATTCTGTCCGCACCGTTGAGAGGATACTGAGTTATCCACAGGCCCAGTTTCATCCACCCCAACGCGGGGTCACTTACGGCCCATCCGGGATGCAAACATGGGCCGTAAGTGACCCCGCGTTGCTATGGGGGTGGGTCAGAGCCCCAGCCGGGCCACTGCTTCCTCGCGCATCTCCACTTTGCGGATCTTCCCCGAAACGGTCATGGGGAAGCTTTCGCGGACGTCCACGTAGCGCGGGATCTTGTAGTGTGCCAGTTTCCCGCGGCAGAAGTCGGCGACGGCGGCGGCATCCAGCGGTTCCGCGCCGGGCTTGAGGATGATGCAGGCCATCAGTTCCTCGCCGTACCTGGCATCGGGCACCCCGATCACCTGCACGTCCTGGATGGACGGGTGGCTGTACAGGAACTCCTCGATCTCACGCGGGTAGATGTTTTCTCCGCCGCGGATCACGAGGTCCTTGATCCGGCCCTCGATCACCACGTAGCCATCGTTGTCCATCCGGGCGAGGTCGCCGGTGTGCATCCAGCGGTCGGCGTCGATGGCTTCCGCGGTCTTGTCCGGCTGGTCCCAATACCCGGCCATCACCGCATAACCCCGGGTGCACAGCTCGCCGATCGCGCCGCGCTCCAGCACCTCGCCGGTGCCAGGGTCCACGATCTGGCTTTCGAGCCTGGGCATGGTGCGGCCCACGGTCTCGGTGCGCTGCTGCAGGGTGTCACCGTTCCGGGTCATGGTGGACACCGGGGAGGTCTCGGTCATGCCGTAGCAAATGGCCACATCCACCATGTGCATCTCCGAGATCACCCGGTTCATCACGTCGATGGGGCACACCGAGCCCGCCATGACGCCGGTCCGCAACGTGGCCAGGTCGTAGGAGGCAAAGTCCGGCAGCGCCAGCTCGGCGATGAACATGGTGGGCACGCCGTACAGTGACGTCCCGCCGAAATCCTGGACCGCCTCCAGCGCCGCCGCCGGCGTGAAACCGCGGCCCGGGATGATGGCGGCCGCACCGTGGCTGAGGGCGGCCAGGTTGCCGATCACCATCCCGAAGCAGTGGTAGAAAGGCACCGGAATCACCACCCGGTCGTGCTCGGTGTAGCCCAGCAGTTCACCGATGGAGAAGCCGTTGTTCAGGATGTTGTGGTGCGTCAGCGTTGCACCCTTGGGGAAGCCGGTGGTCCCGGACGTGTACTGCAGGTTGATGGGATCGTGCGCGTCCAGCTCCGCCATGCGGGCCTTCAGGCCGGAATGCCCGACGGCGTCTGCCCGCTTGAGCAGCTCGGCGTACGTCAGCTCTCCGTCACTTTGGGGGTCACCGGCGTCGAGCCCGTCCATGCCGCAGTCCGGCAGGAATACAAGTTCCCGCAGGTCAGGACAGCCGGCGAGCGCCTGGCGCGCCATCCCGACGTAGTCGCTGTTCCGGTCCGACGGCGCCGTCACCAGCATCCGCATGCCGTTCTGCTTCACCACAAACTCCAGCTCGTGGCTCCGGTAGGCCGGGTTCACGTTGACCAGGATGCCGCCGGCCTTGGCCGTGGCGTATTGCAGAAGGGTCCACTCGGCGCAGTTCGGGCTCCAGATGCCGACCCGGTCCCCCTTGGCCACGCCCGAGGCGAGGAGCGCACGCGCGAGGCGATCGATGTCGTCGTTCATTTTGGTGTAGCTCCAGCGGCGGGCGTCGGCGCCCGGCACCGGCGCGGCCTCGATCAGCGCGTCATGGAAGGGGAACCGGGCCACCACCCGCTCAAAGTTCCGGCCGATGGTTTCCTCGAGGAGCGGGACGTCAGTGTCCCCGGCTGTGTAAGCGCGCATGCTGGCACGCTACCAACTGGCCCCCGGCAATGAAAGCGCAAGAGAAGCGCAACAGGAGGGTGTCCGCGCGTAAACAGGGCGGGCCTGCATGCCGAGTCCCGGTATTGTGAAATCCATGAGTGCACCAATCGACCTGCAGGCAACGTTCATCCCCAACGACGGCGAGTTCTTCCGTGTGAAGCTCGCCCTGGAAATCGCCATCGACGAGGTGGTCAACGAAGCCGGCTGCATCCGCTACGAGCTGACCGAGGCAACCGAGGAAAGGCTGATCCTGACCGAACAGTGGGAATCCGAGGAACTGCTGGCGAAGCACTCCAAGGGCACCGCCGTCCAGGACCTGAACGAATCCCTGAGCGCGCTGCTGGCCGGGCCTGTGCAGCTGGAACGCCTGTAACCCTCGCTTAACCGTCGACTGCTCCGTAAGTGCCGTTTTGAACGTTCAAAAGGGCCCTTACGGAGCAGTCGATGTTTTTTGCAGAGGAACCAGGCGCGGCTTAGAGATCGGGGATCTGCGTGCCGTCCTGGGGGCCCGACGTCTTTCCGGCGGTGGCCGGGTTGCTTTCCGCGGCCGCGGCGGCTTCTGCCTGCGAGCGCGCCACATGGGCGTGGACTTCCTCCATGTCCAGGGCCTTGACCGCGTCAACAACCTGCTCCAGCTGCTGGGCGTTCAGGGCACCAGGCTGGGAGAAAACCAGGACCTTTTCGCGGAAGGCCATCAGCGTGGGGATGGACGTAATGCCTGCCTCGGCGGCGAGCTGCTGCTGGGCCTCGGTGTCCACCTTTGTGAACAGGACGTCGGAGTGCTTCTCCGACACGGCCTTGTACGTGGGTCCGAACTGCTTGCAGGGACCGCACCATTCAGCCCAGAAGTCCACCAGGACAATGTCGTTGCCTTCGATGGTCGATGCGAACTGTTCGCCTGTGATATCTACGGTAGCCATGCCTTCAACGGTACGCGAGGCGCAGGCCGATGTCCCGGCCGGGTGCGCCCTGTTCGCTCCCCGCGTCATCGGGAATATCCGGGAAGCGTCCGTGTACACCGGGCAGTGCGAGGCCTACCCTTGGGGTGACCAGCCGCTGGCTGCCGCACACAGGAGGTTTCATGGCCACCGCGATTTCCACCCGGTCCCTGACCAAGAAATTCGGCCGGCGCGAGGTGCTCCACGGGGTGGACTTTGCCGTCGAGGCGGGCTCCGTCTTCGGCGTGATCGGCCCCAACGGCGCCGGCAAGACCACCACCATGCGCTGCCTGCTGGACATCATCCGCCCCACCTCAGGGGAAGTCCGCGTCCTGGGCCTGGACCCCCGGGCGGGAGGTCCGGAGCTCCGCCGCCGGATCGGCTACCTTCCGGGCGAGCTGTTCCTTGAGGGGCGGGTCACGGGCCGGACACTCCTGGCCCACTACCAGGCCATCAGCGGTCCGGTGCCCCCGGGCAGGATCGATGGCCTGGCCGAACGGCTGGGGCTGGAACTGGACCGCCACACGCGCAAGCTGTCCAAAGGCAACAAGCAGAAGCTCGGCCTGCTCCAGGCGTTTATGCACAACCCCGAGCTCTTGGTCCTCGATGAGCCCACGAGCGGGCTGGATCCGCTGGTCCAGCAGGAATTCCATGCGATGGTCCGCGAGGCCCAGCACAACGGCCAGACCATCTTCCTCAGCTCCCACGTCCTCAGCGAGGTCCAGCAGATCGCCGACACAGTGGCCATCCTCCGGGACGGCCGGATCATCGCCGTCGAGTCCGTGAGCGGGCTTCGTGAAGGTGCGGTGCGCCGGGTCCGGTTCACCGCCAACCGATTAACAGCGCACGACGCCGGCGCGCTGCTGGGTGGGGTTCCCGGCGTCGGGCACGTTGAGGTGCTGGAGTCCGGCGGCAGCATCAACCTTTCGGCCACCGTGGAGGGTGCCATCCAGCCCCTGGTCAGGGCTCTCGGCACCCTCGAACTGACGGACCTCGTGCTGGAGGAACCGGATCTTGAGGAGGCGGTACTCAAGATGTATTCAAGTCCTGCCGACGCGGACCCCGCGGTATCCGGTCCGGCAAAGGCCGCGCGATGAGCACCACCACCTTGCCTCTGTTCCGCCGGGCCTTCTTTGATTCCTGGCGCTCCACACTGGCGTGGGCCGCGGGGCTTGCTGGTGCCACGTTCCTCTACCTGCCGCTGTACCCGTCCATCGGCGGGAGCGCGCAGATGCAGGACATGATCGACGCCCTCCCGGCCGAGATGACCAAGGCGCTGAACTACGACCAGATCGCCACCGGTCCCGGGTACACGCAGGCCACACTGTTCGGGCTGATCGGCTTCCTGCTGATGACCATCGCTTCTGTGGGATGGGGTGCGGCCGCGGTGGGCGGCGATGAGGAATCCGGCCAGCTGGAGCTGACCCTTGCCCACGGGGTGACCCGCGTGCAGGTGGTCCTGGAACGTGCGCTGTCCCTTTTGCTGCGGGTGGTGCTGCTCGCGGCCCTGGTCTTTGTGCTGGTCCGGCTGCTCAATGATTC
It contains:
- a CDS encoding AMP-binding protein, whose translation is MRAYTAGDTDVPLLEETIGRNFERVVARFPFHDALIEAAPVPGADARRWSYTKMNDDIDRLARALLASGVAKGDRVGIWSPNCAEWTLLQYATAKAGGILVNVNPAYRSHELEFVVKQNGMRMLVTAPSDRNSDYVGMARQALAGCPDLRELVFLPDCGMDGLDAGDPQSDGELTYAELLKRADAVGHSGLKARMAELDAHDPINLQYTSGTTGFPKGATLTHHNILNNGFSIGELLGYTEHDRVVIPVPFYHCFGMVIGNLAALSHGAAAIIPGRGFTPAAALEAVQDFGGTSLYGVPTMFIAELALPDFASYDLATLRTGVMAGSVCPIDVMNRVISEMHMVDVAICYGMTETSPVSTMTRNGDTLQQRTETVGRTMPRLESQIVDPGTGEVLERGAIGELCTRGYAVMAGYWDQPDKTAEAIDADRWMHTGDLARMDNDGYVVIEGRIKDLVIRGGENIYPREIEEFLYSHPSIQDVQVIGVPDARYGEELMACIILKPGAEPLDAAAVADFCRGKLAHYKIPRYVDVRESFPMTVSGKIRKVEMREEAVARLGL
- a CDS encoding antibiotic biosynthesis monooxygenase, with the protein product MSAPIDLQATFIPNDGEFFRVKLALEIAIDEVVNEAGCIRYELTEATEERLILTEQWESEELLAKHSKGTAVQDLNESLSALLAGPVQLERL
- the trxA gene encoding thioredoxin, yielding MATVDITGEQFASTIEGNDIVLVDFWAEWCGPCKQFGPTYKAVSEKHSDVLFTKVDTEAQQQLAAEAGITSIPTLMAFREKVLVFSQPGALNAQQLEQVVDAVKALDMEEVHAHVARSQAEAAAAAESNPATAGKTSGPQDGTQIPDL
- a CDS encoding ABC transporter ATP-binding protein yields the protein MATAISTRSLTKKFGRREVLHGVDFAVEAGSVFGVIGPNGAGKTTTMRCLLDIIRPTSGEVRVLGLDPRAGGPELRRRIGYLPGELFLEGRVTGRTLLAHYQAISGPVPPGRIDGLAERLGLELDRHTRKLSKGNKQKLGLLQAFMHNPELLVLDEPTSGLDPLVQQEFHAMVREAQHNGQTIFLSSHVLSEVQQIADTVAILRDGRIIAVESVSGLREGAVRRVRFTANRLTAHDAGALLGGVPGVGHVEVLESGGSINLSATVEGAIQPLVRALGTLELTDLVLEEPDLEEAVLKMYSSPADADPAVSGPAKAAR
- a CDS encoding ABC transporter permease subunit — its product is MSTTTLPLFRRAFFDSWRSTLAWAAGLAGATFLYLPLYPSIGGSAQMQDMIDALPAEMTKALNYDQIATGPGYTQATLFGLIGFLLMTIASVGWGAAAVGGDEESGQLELTLAHGVTRVQVVLERALSLLLRVVLLAALVFVLVRLLNDSAQLTIRPENLFGAAVLFAGLALLSGTAALCAGAVSGRRTYGLAAGAAVGVLGYVFNAVGRQSKDVEWLLDLSPYHWAYGNSPVANGADWAAAGWLWGISAVLVAVAAYAVNRRDVGA